GAAACCATTTGTCATGGGATTTTCAGATGATCAGTTAGAGGCTTTTGGTTTTGCAGAACATACAACAGTTCTGGAAAAAGTATCAGAAGAACTGACATTGATCCAGGGAATCATTGATGTATTCTGGATCGAAAAAGATGGTATTGTCCTATTGGATTATAAAACAGACCGTGTAGATACAGAAAAAGAACTGTCAGAACGCTATGCGGCACAGCTAAAACTGTATGGAGAAGCATTAAACCGCGTGTATGAAAATGAAACGGATGATCAGGGGAATCCACTTAAAGTAAAGGAAAGACTTTTGTATTCTTTCCGGCTTGGAAAAGTGATCCCGGTGTGAAAATTAAATTCTGCATAAAGTCAGGGAAGCAGAAAAGATACTTATAGAAAGACGAGGAAGAAAAAACATGTCACAGATCATTTTAGCGTCCGCGTCACCGAGACGCCGTGAACTTTTAGAACAGATCGGCCTTAACTTCGAGATCTGTCCGGCAAAGGGAGAAGAGATCATTACAAAGAAAGAACCGAAAGATGTTGTTATGGAACTTGCAGCCGGAAAGGCAAGAGAAGTTGCATCCATGTTGAAAACGTATGGTAATGAGCACCAGAATTTAATGACGCCGCAGGATACTTTAGTCATCGGTGCAGATACCATTGTTGCCGCGGGCAGTGAAATTTTAGGAAAACCAAAAGATGACGAAGATGCATACCGTATGCTTTCTTTATTGTCAGGA
The Roseburia rectibacter DNA segment above includes these coding regions:
- a CDS encoding Maf family protein; the protein is MSQIILASASPRRRELLEQIGLNFEICPAKGEEIITKKEPKDVVMELAAGKAREVASMLKTYGNEHQNLMTPQDTLVIGADTIVAAGSEILGKPKDDEDAYRMLSLLSGKSHSVYTGVAFVFIDQSGRAGEHIFYEKTDVFVRELKKSEILRYIATGEPSDKAGAYGIQGKFAIYIDKIDGDYNNVVGLPVAAIYRELDRLGIDPYTW